Proteins co-encoded in one Myripristis murdjan chromosome 4, fMyrMur1.1, whole genome shotgun sequence genomic window:
- the ptgs2b gene encoding prostaglandin G/H synthase 2 — translation MNRHIAALFLLALGFLVCEGNPCCSEPCQNRGVCTALGSEGYECDCTRTGYYGPNCTTPEFFTWLKVSLKPSPNTVHYLLTHFKGFWNIINNISFLRDGVMRYVLTSRSHLIDSPPTFNADYGYKSWEAYSNLSYYTRTLPPVHKDCPTPMGVVGKKELPDIRILAEKLLMRRQFIPDPQGSSLMFAFFAQHFTHQFFKSDMKKGPAFTQAKGHGVDLNHIYGETLDRQHKLRLFKDGKLKYQIVDGEMYPPTVKDVGVEMHYPPQVPDSHRLAVGHEAFGLVPGLMMYATIWLREHNRVCDVLKEVHPDWDDERLFQTTRLILIGETIKIVIEDYVQHLSGYNFKLKFDPELLFNQRFQYQNRISSEFNTLYHWHPLMPDTFHIEEQVYNYQQFVFNNSIVMDHGINNLVESFTKQIAGRVAGGRNVPGAIMHVAMKSIEHSRTMRFQSLNAYRKRFSMKPYSSFEDLTGEKEMAAVLEELYGHVDAVELYPGLLVEKPRPNAIFGETMVEMGAPYSLKGLMGNPICSPEYWKPSTFGGSVGFDIVNTASLQRLVCNNVRGPCPVASFHVANINDVGSVTINSSTSQSRSNDINPTVILKGRTTTEL, via the exons ATGAATAGACACATAGCAGCGCTTTTTCTTTTGGCACTGGGCTTTCTTGTGTGCGAAG GTAACCCGTGCTGCTCAGAGCCATGCCAGAACAGGGGTGTGTGTACAGCTCTTGGATCAGAGGGTTATGAATGTGACTGCACACGAACTGGATATTATGGACCAAACTGCACAACAC ctGAATTTTTCACCTGGTTGAAAGTATCCCTGAAGCCATCGCCCAACACCGTCCACTACCTTCTCACCCACTTCAAGGGCTTCTggaacatcatcaacaacatctCATTTCTCAGGGATGGTGTCATGAGATATGTTCTGACTT CCCGGTCCCATCTGATTGATAGTCCCCCTACTTTCAATGCGGATTATGGCTACAAAAGCTGGGAAGCCTACTCCAACCTTTCCTACTATACACGCACCCTCCCCCCTGTGCATAAGGATTGCCCAACACCTATGGGAGTAGTAG GTAAGAAGGAGTTGCCTGACATCCGGATCTTGGCCGAGAAGCTCCTCATGAGGAGACAGTTCATCCCTGACCCTCAGGGCTCCAGCTTGATGTTTGCCTTCTTCGCACAGCATTTCACCCACCAGTTCTTCAAATCGGACATGAAGAAAGGGCCTGCCTTCACTCAAGCTAAAGGCCATGGG GTGGACCTCAACCACATCTATGGAGAAACCCTGGACAGGCAACACAAGCTCAGACTCTTTAAGGATGGCAAACTTAAATATCAG ATAGTGGATGGAGAGATGTACCCCCCAACAGTAAAGGATGTCGGTGTTGAAATGCACTACCCTCCTCAAGTGCCTGACTCTCACCGCCTCGCCGTGGGTCACGAGGCTTTCGGACTAGTCCCCGGCCTGATGATGTATGCCACCATCTGGCTCCGGGAACACAACAGGGTGTGCGACGTGTTGAAGGAGGTCCACCCCGACTGGGACGACGAGCGGCTCTTCCAGACCACAAGGCTCATTCTGATCG GAGAGACGATCAAAATTGTGATTGAAGACTATGTGCAGCACCTGAGTGGCTATAACTTCAAGCTGAAGTTTGATCCTGAGCTGCTGTTCAACCAGCGCTTCCAGTACCAGAACCGCATTTCATCAGAGTTCAACACCCTGTATCACTGGCACCCACTGATGCCTGATACTTTCCACATTGAGGAGCAGGTTTACAACTATCAACAGTTTGTCTTCAACAACTCCATAGTGATGGACCACGGCATTAACAACCTGGTGGAGTCCTTTACCAAGCAGATTGCTGGACGG GTTGCTGGTGGTCGAAATGTCCCCGGGGCGATTATGCATGTGGCCATGAAGTCGATAGAGCATAGCAGGACTATGCGCTTCCAGTCCCTGAACGCCTACAGGAAACGATTCTCCATGAAGCCCTACAGCTCCTTTGAGGACCTcacag gagagaaagagatggctGCAGTGCTGGAGGAGCTGTACGGACATGTCGACGCTGTGGAACTCTATCCAGGCCTGCTGGTGGAGAAACCCAGGCCCAACGCCATATTTGGAGAAACCATGGTGGAGATGGGGGCCCCTTACTCCCTCAAGGGTTTGATGGGAAACCCCATCTGTTCTCCAGAGTACTGGAAGCCGAGCACCTTTGGCGGCAGCGTGGGCTTCGACATCGTCAACACCGCCTCCCTGCAGAGGCTGGTCTGCAACAATGTCAGAGGTCCCTGTCCTGTGGCGTCCTTTCACGTGGCTAACATAAACGACGTGGGCTCTGTCACCATCAACTCAAGCACATCCCAGTCACGCAGCAATGATATCAACCCCACTGTCATTTTGAAAGGAAGGACTACTACTGAGCtctaa